CGGTGGACGTCATGGTCAACGGCACCTTCAACGTGCTGGAAGCAGCGGTGGAAGCCAAAGTGCCCAAAATTGTGGCAGCCTCAAGCGCATCGGTGTACGGGATGGCCGAGGAATTTCCCACCACTGAACGTCACCATCCATACAATAATGACACCCTGTACGGTGCCGCGAAGACCTTCAACGAGGGACTGTTTAAGTCCTTCCGCGCCATGTACGGCCTGGACTACGTGATGCTGCGCTACTTCAACGTTTATGGTCCGCGAATGGATGTTCACGGTGCCTATACCGAGGTGCTGGTGCGCTGGATGGAACGCATTGCCGACGGCCTGCCGCCACTGATTTTTGGTGATGGTTCACAAACCATGGACTTCGTAGTGTCACAAGACATCGCCCGAGCGAATCTCTTGGCAGCCAGCAGCTCTATCTCCGAAGGCGTGTACAACATCGCCAGTGGCACCGAAACCAGTCTCAAAGAGTTGGCACAAAGCCTACTGCGCGTCATGGATTCGAATTTGAGCATCGAATACGGTCCAGAACGCTCGGTGAACTCAGTGGTTCGGCGCCTGGCTGACACCAGCGCTGCGCGTAAAGACCTGGGGTTCGAGGCCCGTATCGGGTTAGAAGAAGGACTGCGCACACTCGTTGAATGGTGGAAACCATTGCGTGAAGAAGTTGCCGCCGGACGTGCCTTAGCCACGCCCATCGGCGCAAACAAATAACGCAAACAAATAAGCAGATACTGATTTTTTGGGGGGGAAAAGAATCATGAATCGCATTAGTGTGATGAAACCATGGCTGGGACAAGCCGAGACCGACGCAGTCGCCGAGGTAATTGCCTCAGGATGGGTAGCGCAGGGGCCGCGGACCGCAGCTTTTGAAGAAGCTTTCGCCGCGCATCAACAGGTGGATTACGCGGTGGCAACCTCCAGTTGCACCACCGCCTTGCACCTGGCCTTGTTGGTTGCCGGGGTGGGAGCTGGGGATGATGTCATCGTGCCATCCTTCTCCTTCGTGGCTACCGCTAACGCACCGACTTATGTTGGTGCCCGTCCAGTGTTCGCGGATGTTGAGGAATTGACCGGGAACGTCACAGCGCAGACAGTCCGTGCGGTGCTGACTGAGAAAACTACTGCCATCATCGTGGTGGACCAGGGCGGTATGCCGCTGGATCTTCAGCCGTTGCGGGAGCTTTGTGATGAGTTGGATCTGGTCCTCATTGAAGACGCCGCCTGCGGCGCAGGATCAACTTATCGTGGAACTGCGGTAGGAGTCGGCGCGGACGTGTCCGCGTGGTCGTTCCATCCACGCAAGCTCTTGACCACTGGCGAAGGTGGCATGCTCACCACCAACAACCTGCAGTGGGCCCAACGCGCGCGTCAGTTACGTGAACATTCAATGGATGTCTCGGCTGCCGATCGTCACAACTCCACGTTGGCACCAGCTGAAAGCTATAAGGAAATTGGCTACAACTTCCGCATGACGGATTTGCAGGCTGCCCTTGGCCTAGTTCAGTTGGAGAAGCTGGACACCATGGTGGCTCGCCGCCGGGAACTTGCTGCACGCTACCAGAAGGCCTTTGCCGATGTTCCGGGACTGCGCTGTATTAGTGACCCAAGCTATGGGACAACGAACTACCAGTCCTTCTGGATAGAGGTAGGACCGGAGTATGCGCTGAATCGTGAGCAGCTCTTGGCCCAGCTGGCTAACGATGGCATTTCTGCCCGCCGCGGCATCATGGCTGCTCACCTGCAGCCAGCCTATGCTGGGCATTCAGGGATCATCAGCGATCTAAAAGTCACCGAAAGGCTCACCGCGAATACGTTGATTTTGCCGTTGTACCACGAGCTAGCGGAACAAGATCAAGAGCGCGTGATCTTCAGCGTCCTCTCGCCCGTATCAAGTGTTATTGGTGGTCATTAATATGGCTTCGATACTCTTGGTGGCCGCCAGCGGGCTAGCCCGCGAAACCTTAGCTTCCATTGAATCCACCGGGGATCACGAAGTGGTGGGCATGCTTGATGACAATCCATCACTGCACGGGAAGATGTTGGGGCAGGTGCCCGTCTTGGGCGGAATTGACCTGGCCCGTGAACGCGATGAGCAACTGTTGATTTGTGCTGGGAAGGGCCGGAGTCGAGATGCCATTGCCGCGCGGTTAGGCCTAGATGATTCTCGCTACGCCACCCACGTGCATTACTCGGCGTTTCTTGGCGCCGGAACACTATTGGGTGCCGGGTGCATCGTGTTGGCCGGATGCGTCGCTACCACTGCGGTGCGCATTGGCCGTCATGGGGTACTTATGCCGCATGCCCTGCTGACCCACGATGATTCGCTGGGGGACTACGTAACCTTAGCGGCTGGGGCCACCCTGGCAGGTGCCGTGAAGGTAGGACACCGGGCCTATATCGGATCAAATGCCACGGTACGCGAAAACCTGAGCTTGGGTGATGACACGGTGCTCGGCATGGGCTCAGCACTGTTAGAAGACATTCCTGCGGGGCAGACCTGGGTGGGCACTCCAGCGGCCATGCTCTACGCCTCAGTGCACACGGTATAGGAGCCAGCGATGACACCGCCTCAAGAACAAGCAGGAATTTCTGCCACGGCATTATCAGAGGAACCAACTTACCAAGACATTCCGTTAGTTGATCTCGCCGCGCAACAACGCGAAGTCCAAGGACAGGTTGATGCCGGATTAGGTCATATTTTCTCTCATACCGCATTTATTGGTGGGGAAGCAGTCACCCGATTTGAACAGGACTACGCTCAGTTCCTTTCCTCAGGACATTGCGTGGGCGTAGGTAATGGCACTGACGCCCTAGAGCTAGCTTTGCGTGCCTGCGGTATCGGAGCCGGCGATGAAGTGATCATCCCTGCCAATACCTTTATTGCTACGGCTGAAGCCATTAGCCTGACCGGAGCGCGCCCGGTTTTAGCGGATGTGGATCCCACATACTTACTGATTGACCCGGAAGCCGTAGCCACCGCGATCACAGCGAATACCCGGGCCATTATGCCAGTGCATCTATACGGGCAAACCGCCTTTGTTGAGCAGTTGACCCCACTCGCGCAATCCTGTGGAGCCGTGATCATTGAGGATGCTGCTCAAGCACAGGGCGCCACCCGCTTTGGACAGTCTGCGGGCACGCTGGGGGACATTGCTGGCACCAGTTTCTACCCGGGGAAAAATCTGGGAGCGGCTGGGGACGCTGGAGCGGTACTCACCAATGATGACCAACTCGCCACGCAAGTGCGGATGCTCGCTGCACACGGAAGCCGCAGCAAATACGTTCACGAACGTCTGGGGCGCAACTCCCGACTAGATGCCATCCAAGCGGTGGTGCTGAACGCCAAGCTAGAGCGGTTAGCGCATTGGAATGAGCTGCGCCGCCAAGCAGCCGCGCGTTATGAGGAACTGCTAACCGGGGTCGCAGGGGTCACCTTGCCGCAACAAGCCGCGGGCAATCAAGACATATGGCACCTGTATGTGGTGCAGGTAGAAGACCGCGACCGCGTGGTGGCGGAACTCAACGCTTCAGGTATTGGCGCGGGAATCCATTACCCGTATCCGGTGCACCTGACGCAAGCCTTCGCACACCTGGGATACAAGGCAGGAGATTTCCCTGTCACCGAGCACGCTGCCGGCAGGATCCTATCCCTACCGCTGTACCCGCACATCACCAGGGAACAACAGCTGCGAGTCGTCGATGAGCTGATGAGGGTCGTGCAGCAATGAGCGCCCGTCCCCTCAGACTGATCATCTGTCCGCATGAATTAGAAATGGGTGGCAGTCAGCTCAATGCGATTGAACTTGCCGCTCGGGCTCAGGACCGCGGCCACCAAGTCATAATTTTCGCGCCTCCAGGACCCTTGAGCACCCAGGTGGCGAATCTTGGATTGCAACATGTTCTCAGCCCTCCTGCCAATATGTTGTCGCGCAAATGGGTAAGGGCACTGAATCAGCTGTCGTTGAGCTGGAAGGCCGATCTGGTGCACACCTATGAATGGGCGCCCAGCCTCGCCGCGTTCTACGGAAGGTTTGTACGCCGAGATTTCCACTTGGTCATGACCATATTGTCCATGGACATTCCAGACTTCTTACCTCGTTCCGTCCCATTGATCGTTGGTACCGAACAGTTGCGAAGCCAAGTCGCACATCGACCGGGACCGGTGTACCTCATGGAACCGCCCATTGACACCGACGCCAATTCAATCCTCGCACTCGCCACCCAAACCCCAACGTTTAGGTCGAGTGAGGACCAGTTGCTGGTGTCCATGGTCTGTCGAGTGACCGATGAATTGGACAAGGCCTCCGGAATTATCCAAGCCATGAGCGTGGTTCAAAAACTGGCTACTACCCGTTCTGTGCGACTGGTTATTGCGGGGGACGGCGAAGCCATGGACAGGGTACGAGACGCCGCTAATGAGGCAAACCAAACGGCGGGAGCGGAAATTGTCGTGCTTCTTGGCAATATGCCGGACCCTCGCCAGCTGTATGCGCAATCCGATATTTGCTTGGGCATGGGAAGTTCAGCGCTCAAGGCACTTTCTTTCGGCAAACCTCTTATAGTGCAAGGTGCACAGGGGTACTGGAAGTTACTCGATGATAGAAGTCTTCCTGAATTCCTCGTGCAAGGATTCTATGGGGTAGGTGGCTCCGGTGAACTGGGCCTCGAACAACTAGTGGAACTGTTGTCCGGTGACCCAACACTGCGTACACGATTAGGTGCGTGGGGACGTGAACTCGCAGTCCAACGGTTCAGCCTAACGCGCGCGGCCGAAGACTTGGAAGAGATCTACCAGAGAGCGGGACAGACACCACCGAATCTGCTGGACGAAACTCGAAGCTTGGCCGAATCGACCTTCGACTATCTCAAGTTCCTTGCATCTCGGAAGCTCATTTCGCGAGGCACAACATGAGCCAGGTACCAGACTCTGATCAGAGAACCGGCGAAAACATCAATCTAGGTGACGGGATTCGTCGCGGGCTGCTGTGGAGCTCCCTGAATGCCTTCGTGCTCCGTGTCGGAAATTTTGCCATGGGGATCTTCCTTGCCCGGATTCTGGCACCCGAGCAGTTTGGTGTTTTTGCGATCGCGTTGACAGTGCAAGCGGTCCTGATGACCTTGGCCGACTTTGGGCTCAGTACAGACCTAATCCGCTCACCAAACTACAAAGCCATGGAACCTACGGTTGCAACCCTTGGTCTGGTGACCGGTGGTGCACTCTTCATTCTGATGTTTTTCTCGGCGCAGCCGACCGCCGATCTTTTGGGTAACCCCGATGCCGGACCGGTCATCGCTGTGATGTCCCTGTCCCTCTTCCTCGCTGGCCTGGGTGTGGTTCCCTACGCAAAATTGCAACGAGATTTCCAGCAAAAACGACTCTTTGGAATCAGCGCGCTCGACTTCATAGTGGTCAACACTATTACCATCGTGCTGGTCTTGCTGGGGTGGGGTGTCATGGCTCTGGCCGTGGGACGTATAGCTGCCCAGCTGTGTACTCTCATTGCCCAATTCGTACTTGCCGGAGTACGGCCCCACTTTGGCTTCGACAAGTCGCTAGCACCGGCAATTGTCCGTTTTGGACTGCCCGTAGCAGCAGCAAATATGCTTTCCTGGCTCTTACTGAATATCGACAACATTGCCATTTCACGTCTGGCTGGGCCGATTGCTTTGGGTTTTTATTACCTAGCTTTCAACGTCTCCAATTGGCCGATGAGCATGATTGGGCAGGTGGTGCGTTCACTGTCGCTGCCGGCATTCGCACGTGTCGTCGATGATGGCAAGGATAGGAGCCTAGGAGTAGCGGTGGGGCCGGTATGGGCGCTCGGGCTACTCGCAGGGGTGATGCTAGCCCTTCTAGCTGATCCGGTGGTGCGCCTAGTCTATGGTGATCGCTGGGCGCAATCAGCCCAGATCCTCATGGTATTGGGAGTCTTTGGCGCCTTTCGAATGCTCTTTGACCTTTTTGCGTCGTACCTGCTCGCCAAGGGGCAGTCTTCGACCGTGCTGGTAGTGCAACTGATCTGGTTGGTGACGCTCGGGCCGGCACTTTTCTTTTGGGTATCACGCGATGGCTCACTGGGGGCAGGCCTTGCCCATATGGCAGTAGCCCTCGTGGCAGTCATCCCGACATACTTCGTGGCGCTGCACTTCAGCCATACAGATATGGGATTGGTTGTACGCCAGCTTCTGATCCCTGTGCTGGCCGCAGTACCTACGGCCTTTGTCGCGTGGCTTGCCATGAATCTGGTGCAGGGGGACTTCTGGCGCCTGCTACTGGGCGGGCTGGTAGGTGGATTGGCTTATGTGTCGATGCTCTATGGCTGGTTCAGACGTTGCCTACGGTTACTGCGTGAACACGGTGAGAAGCCGAGAACTGTGCAACCAGATCTTCAGCCGCAGCCATCAGCTTCTGCTGTGGCCCTTCCCCTTGAAGGTGGAAAATAATGTTCATTAAAAACAGGCGGGGAAGGTTTTCCCCCGCACAACAGATAGTCGGTAAAGACCTGCCGACCGTGAGCGTAGTAATTCCGTGCTACAACTACGCGAACTTTCTTCCTGAAGCCGTCCTCAGCGTTATTTCTCAAGTCGGAGCGAATACTCAAGTAATTATCGTTGACGACGCCTCGACAGATAACAGTCTGTCGGTAGCGCAGAGCCTGGCAGCCGAGCACGCCGAGGTCGTGGTGTTGTCCAATGCCAGCAATCGCGGACCTGTACACACCTTTAACCATGGTTTGGAGCATGCCACGGGTGAATATCTTGTCCGTCTCGATGCCGATGACCTGCTGACACCCGGTTCTTTGCGCAGGGCAATCGATGTCTGCCAAGTACACCCCGAAGTAGGGCTGGTCTACGGTCACCCAGTACACTTCAGTGGCTCATCACGACCTGCCGCACGTCAGCAGGTGAAGGGATGGGCGCTCTGGTCTGGCATGGACTGGGTTGAAGAACGGTGCCGTGCCGGCGTGAACGTCATTACCTCACCTGAGGTACTGATGCGTATGTCGATAGTCCGACAAGTGGGTGGGCAACGGGACCTTCCGCATGGCCACGACATGGAAATGTGGCTTCGTATCGCCAGTGTCAGCGACGTTGCGTTTATCCGAGGCGCTGATCAAGCCTGGCATAGAGACCACGCCCAAAGTCTTTCGGCGCGCAAGGTCAACGATGCAGTTGATCTTGCTGAACGCGCCAAGGTCTTTGAAACGCTCTTTAGTTGGATGACTTCTCCTGCTGATCGCGTAGCGAAGATGCGTTCTCTGACGGATAAAGCGCTATTCGACGGAGGGCTGAAATCGCTTCGCGTCCAACTTCAACTCGGTGTACCTGACGTTCAAGGTTTTACCCAGATGATCAGTGTGGTTCAGGGGCTAAACCTCAACGAGAACCAACGTGCGGTGCTCGCATCGGTGCAGGCCGCATGGCAGGTGCCCCGTAATTCGATGCTCAAAGCGATACCGGTCTTCTTCCGTCGGGCAGGCCGGCGGATCATATGGGAATATCGCCAGCGACATTGGCGAAGCTTCGGCGTGTACTAGTAGCCAGACAGACATTGACATTTGGGGGAATGGAAAAATGATGCTGAAACAGGGGATACAACGGCTCAGAACTGTCGCCAAGAACGATGGTTTGGATGGGATCAAACGCCGGTTGGCGAGAAAAGTCGTTCAACGGATGAACACACGATGGAACTTGGCCGAGCTTGATTTTCCTTTGCGTCGTAGTGACGTTATTGACCTAAGTACATATGAGATAAACACAGCGGTGGCCAGCGAATCTGCTCGCTTAAAAATAGGTTGGGTGTGTATCCCGCCAACCATTGGTTCCGGCGGGCATACAACCTTCTTCCGCATGGTTCAATCCGTCATTGACGCAGGCCACGAATGCACGCTGGTACTTTATGACCGTGATAACGACGACGTAGCCCGGCATGAAGAGGCCTTGCGCACCGGCTGGCCTTGGCTGACCGCTGACATAGTGGGTGCCTCGCAGATCGACTCGAGCTATGACGCACTGATCGCCAGTTCTTGGCCCACCGCTCATGTGGTTGCTTCACGAGCACCACAAGAGATGAATTGCTTTTACTTCGTCCAGGATTTTGAACCCTATTTCTATCCTCGTGGATACCTATACCAGCTGGCTGAGGACAGCTACCGGCTAGGGTTTCACACTATTGCCCTCGGCGGCATGGTGGCCAGCGAACTGGAATCCAGTGCAGGGATCACCCCTGACGTCATTGTTCCTTTTGGTTGTGACCGAGAAACCTATTTCCGACGGACCAGGCCCGAGGGAACCCCGGATCGTTCGGGAGTCGTCTACTACGCGCGTAAGGACAATGACCGCAGAGGTTACCTCTTGGCCAAGGCGGTGCTGGAACGGTTCCACCAGCTGTGCCCCGAGCAACCAATACACCTCTATGGTGATGAAGTGAGCGGTTGGAATATCCCGATAGTAAACCACGGCAATCTCTCTCCCCAGCAGCTGAACGACCTGTATAACTCAACGATTGCTAGCTTGGCGATGTCCTTCACCAACATATCTCTGGTGGCCAGTGAGTTACTGGCCGCGGGCAATGTTCCGGTGCTCAATGAATCAGCCACCGCCCGGCAGGACGCTTCCTACGCAGTGTGGGCGCCACCCTCTCCCGAGGCACTAGCCCAAGCATTGCGCAGCGTAGTGCGGGCCCCGGATTTGGAACGACAAGCACAGCAGGCAGCTTCTCAGCTTCCGCAGAGTTGGTCGCACACGGCCAAGCTCACACTGCGGGAAATCGAAGATCACATTGCCCGAGTCGTGCCGCGTTCTGAGGGGTTGAAAGGCAGTGTCTCATGAGTCGCGGCAAGCTGAGCACCAGAATAATTCGCCCGGCGCTGCCCCTGCTGACGCTGATTGCTGTTGCTCTTTTGACGGCCTCCTGCAGCATGCTGACCTCAGGTGAAGCAGCGCCGGGCGTGGAAGTCTCGGGGCAGGAGCAGGAGTCCCAGCCTTCGGGCCCATTGAACCTGCCCACCGTGCCGTGGGAAGGCGGTGCCGACTATTGGAATGCATTCGAAAAAACTAGTGCTGCGGGCTGGTCGGATAGCTCGTTCTTCCCCATTGCGCTCTGGTTCAACGCTGTTTCAACTAACGAAGAAGTTCAGTACGACAAGTCATTGGGGTTTAACACCTATATCGGCATGGATCCGGCCACTCCTTACTCATTGTTTGCAGACAATGGAATGTACTGGGTGGGAAGCAAACTGAATGACACTTTTACGGATGAATCGACCAACTGGGTTGGAGAATTCCTCGGAGACGAAGTTGATGGCCGATTTGACGTGCCCAAAGGGCAACAGATGATGCAGGATGCTGCCGATTCAAATCGGGATTCGGGCCGGTTCGGATACACCAACTACACGCAAATCATCATGGCGCAATGGATGTCTGATCAGGATACGCAACAGTACGTTAATGGCTATTCGGATGTCGTTTCCCTTGACATGTATTGGTACACGGTACCCTTCTGTAGCCAGAGACCACTGGAACATGCGTATCTTTTCGAGTTAACAGAAAAGAATTGCCGCACTGCCTCCAGCTATGGGAAAACCATGGATGCCCTGCGTCATCGAGACAATGCTGATGGCAAACTTCAGCGCTTGTGGCAGTTTGTTGAAATCTATAACGGAGGCCCAGGCCAGGACGCTGACTACATTAGCGCTATAACTCCGGAACAGCTCAAGGGCGCAGTCATGAATTCACTGATTCATGAAGCTAGGGGAATCGTTTATTTTAACCAATCCCTGAGTGGTAAGTGCGTTGCCGGAGCGTTGGTCCGCCAATCACAAATAATCGATCACTACTGTGCAGCGCAACAGGTCGCGGCGGCGGGAGAGATCAACCGGCAGATTCAAAGCCTGGCGCAGGTGCTCAATACGCAGTCTTACGTCTTTGATTTCGGCCCGGGGCTGGACACCATGCTCAAGACTAGCGACGGTAGCGCCTATATCTTTGCGATGCTTGACGATACGTTGCAGACCGGTGAACGCAAGTTCACGCTGCCCGAACAACTGCGTGGTAAACCGATCGAAGTTGTTGACGAAGACAGGCAGATCACACCGGAAAGTGATGGCAGCTTTACAGATCACTTCGAAGCCGAATCTTCGTATCACATCTACAAGGTGCAGCTATGACTAACAATGTTGATCATGTGCTTTTGA
The nucleotide sequence above comes from Glutamicibacter sp. B1. Encoded proteins:
- a CDS encoding NeuD/PglB/VioB family sugar acetyltransferase translates to MASILLVAASGLARETLASIESTGDHEVVGMLDDNPSLHGKMLGQVPVLGGIDLARERDEQLLICAGKGRSRDAIAARLGLDDSRYATHVHYSAFLGAGTLLGAGCIVLAGCVATTAVRIGRHGVLMPHALLTHDDSLGDYVTLAAGATLAGAVKVGHRAYIGSNATVRENLSLGDDTVLGMGSALLEDIPAGQTWVGTPAAMLYASVHTV
- a CDS encoding glycosyltransferase family 1 protein, producing the protein MMLKQGIQRLRTVAKNDGLDGIKRRLARKVVQRMNTRWNLAELDFPLRRSDVIDLSTYEINTAVASESARLKIGWVCIPPTIGSGGHTTFFRMVQSVIDAGHECTLVLYDRDNDDVARHEEALRTGWPWLTADIVGASQIDSSYDALIASSWPTAHVVASRAPQEMNCFYFVQDFEPYFYPRGYLYQLAEDSYRLGFHTIALGGMVASELESSAGITPDVIVPFGCDRETYFRRTRPEGTPDRSGVVYYARKDNDRRGYLLAKAVLERFHQLCPEQPIHLYGDEVSGWNIPIVNHGNLSPQQLNDLYNSTIASLAMSFTNISLVASELLAAGNVPVLNESATARQDASYAVWAPPSPEALAQALRSVVRAPDLERQAQQAASQLPQSWSHTAKLTLREIEDHIARVVPRSEGLKGSVS
- a CDS encoding glycosyltransferase family 2 protein, with amino-acid sequence MSVVIPCYNYANFLPEAVLSVISQVGANTQVIIVDDASTDNSLSVAQSLAAEHAEVVVLSNASNRGPVHTFNHGLEHATGEYLVRLDADDLLTPGSLRRAIDVCQVHPEVGLVYGHPVHFSGSSRPAARQQVKGWALWSGMDWVEERCRAGVNVITSPEVLMRMSIVRQVGGQRDLPHGHDMEMWLRIASVSDVAFIRGADQAWHRDHAQSLSARKVNDAVDLAERAKVFETLFSWMTSPADRVAKMRSLTDKALFDGGLKSLRVQLQLGVPDVQGFTQMISVVQGLNLNENQRAVLASVQAAWQVPRNSMLKAIPVFFRRAGRRIIWEYRQRHWRSFGVY
- a CDS encoding DegT/DnrJ/EryC1/StrS family aminotransferase; this translates as MTPPQEQAGISATALSEEPTYQDIPLVDLAAQQREVQGQVDAGLGHIFSHTAFIGGEAVTRFEQDYAQFLSSGHCVGVGNGTDALELALRACGIGAGDEVIIPANTFIATAEAISLTGARPVLADVDPTYLLIDPEAVATAITANTRAIMPVHLYGQTAFVEQLTPLAQSCGAVIIEDAAQAQGATRFGQSAGTLGDIAGTSFYPGKNLGAAGDAGAVLTNDDQLATQVRMLAAHGSRSKYVHERLGRNSRLDAIQAVVLNAKLERLAHWNELRRQAAARYEELLTGVAGVTLPQQAAGNQDIWHLYVVQVEDRDRVVAELNASGIGAGIHYPYPVHLTQAFAHLGYKAGDFPVTEHAAGRILSLPLYPHITREQQLRVVDELMRVVQQ
- a CDS encoding DegT/DnrJ/EryC1/StrS family aminotransferase, producing the protein MNRISVMKPWLGQAETDAVAEVIASGWVAQGPRTAAFEEAFAAHQQVDYAVATSSCTTALHLALLVAGVGAGDDVIVPSFSFVATANAPTYVGARPVFADVEELTGNVTAQTVRAVLTEKTTAIIVVDQGGMPLDLQPLRELCDELDLVLIEDAACGAGSTYRGTAVGVGADVSAWSFHPRKLLTTGEGGMLTTNNLQWAQRARQLREHSMDVSAADRHNSTLAPAESYKEIGYNFRMTDLQAALGLVQLEKLDTMVARRRELAARYQKAFADVPGLRCISDPSYGTTNYQSFWIEVGPEYALNREQLLAQLANDGISARRGIMAAHLQPAYAGHSGIISDLKVTERLTANTLILPLYHELAEQDQERVIFSVLSPVSSVIGGH
- a CDS encoding lipopolysaccharide biosynthesis protein, with the protein product MSQVPDSDQRTGENINLGDGIRRGLLWSSLNAFVLRVGNFAMGIFLARILAPEQFGVFAIALTVQAVLMTLADFGLSTDLIRSPNYKAMEPTVATLGLVTGGALFILMFFSAQPTADLLGNPDAGPVIAVMSLSLFLAGLGVVPYAKLQRDFQQKRLFGISALDFIVVNTITIVLVLLGWGVMALAVGRIAAQLCTLIAQFVLAGVRPHFGFDKSLAPAIVRFGLPVAAANMLSWLLLNIDNIAISRLAGPIALGFYYLAFNVSNWPMSMIGQVVRSLSLPAFARVVDDGKDRSLGVAVGPVWALGLLAGVMLALLADPVVRLVYGDRWAQSAQILMVLGVFGAFRMLFDLFASYLLAKGQSSTVLVVQLIWLVTLGPALFFWVSRDGSLGAGLAHMAVALVAVIPTYFVALHFSHTDMGLVVRQLLIPVLAAVPTAFVAWLAMNLVQGDFWRLLLGGLVGGLAYVSMLYGWFRRCLRLLREHGEKPRTVQPDLQPQPSASAVALPLEGGK
- a CDS encoding glycosyltransferase family 4 protein; this translates as MSARPLRLIICPHELEMGGSQLNAIELAARAQDRGHQVIIFAPPGPLSTQVANLGLQHVLSPPANMLSRKWVRALNQLSLSWKADLVHTYEWAPSLAAFYGRFVRRDFHLVMTILSMDIPDFLPRSVPLIVGTEQLRSQVAHRPGPVYLMEPPIDTDANSILALATQTPTFRSSEDQLLVSMVCRVTDELDKASGIIQAMSVVQKLATTRSVRLVIAGDGEAMDRVRDAANEANQTAGAEIVVLLGNMPDPRQLYAQSDICLGMGSSALKALSFGKPLIVQGAQGYWKLLDDRSLPEFLVQGFYGVGGSGELGLEQLVELLSGDPTLRTRLGAWGRELAVQRFSLTRAAEDLEEIYQRAGQTPPNLLDETRSLAESTFDYLKFLASRKLISRGTT
- a CDS encoding SDR family NAD(P)-dependent oxidoreductase produces the protein MNATIESLAGKKFLVTGGAGTIGSEIVDQLLAAGAAHIDVLDNLVRGRRSNIAKALESGRVTLYVGDITDRELVREVMVGQDMVFHQAAIRITQCAEEPRLAVDVMVNGTFNVLEAAVEAKVPKIVAASSASVYGMAEEFPTTERHHPYNNDTLYGAAKTFNEGLFKSFRAMYGLDYVMLRYFNVYGPRMDVHGAYTEVLVRWMERIADGLPPLIFGDGSQTMDFVVSQDIARANLLAASSSISEGVYNIASGTETSLKELAQSLLRVMDSNLSIEYGPERSVNSVVRRLADTSAARKDLGFEARIGLEEGLRTLVEWWKPLREEVAAGRALATPIGANK